In one window of Nitrospiraceae bacterium DNA:
- a CDS encoding aminotransferase class V-fold PLP-dependent enzyme, which yields MKCQRTLPPSAAPLSWRDLAAGLAGLLRPSETRFKLEEQFRAFFGVRHALFVSSGKAALTTILLALHQLSGRRQVVLPGYTCFSVPSAVRRAELTIRLCDVELETLDFDWSRLARMVDSDTLCVLPTHLYGCISDVKRVREICRPHGAFVLEDAAQAFGGKSNGAQIGTLGDVSFLSFGRGKNVSCGSGGVILSNDERIGKAIEEQYQRLPEETTVAAFKNFLEVALMQLFMRPELFWLPSGLPFLRIGETKFYKDFPMFRMDPIRCGLLHGWKRRLESTSGARLSRGAYYTKWFSRIGGFLLPTDHSKQGVVLRLPVLLPNAQAKLAVCEAATQCGLGVSGSYPTCLGDVPELSEWTQGSEVPQARELASRVVTLPTHEWVTEQDLARVCQLFVDIPWRSVKVEGVSADEAPQPAKSGMSGASR from the coding sequence ATGAAATGCCAACGGACCCTTCCCCCTTCCGCAGCTCCACTGAGTTGGAGAGATCTTGCCGCAGGGCTTGCTGGGCTCCTTCGTCCGAGCGAAACGCGTTTCAAGCTCGAGGAGCAGTTTCGCGCCTTTTTCGGCGTACGTCATGCCCTTTTTGTCTCGTCTGGGAAAGCGGCGCTTACAACCATACTTCTCGCGCTGCACCAACTTTCCGGGAGACGGCAGGTCGTGTTGCCGGGATATACCTGCTTCTCGGTGCCATCTGCTGTACGGCGTGCTGAGCTTACGATCCGGTTATGCGATGTGGAACTGGAGACCCTTGATTTTGATTGGAGCCGCTTGGCTCGCATGGTTGACTCCGACACCCTATGTGTCTTGCCGACACATCTCTATGGCTGTATTTCTGATGTAAAGCGCGTACGAGAGATTTGCCGACCTCATGGAGCATTTGTGCTTGAAGATGCAGCTCAGGCGTTTGGAGGAAAATCGAATGGTGCCCAGATTGGGACGCTCGGGGATGTATCGTTCCTAAGCTTCGGAAGGGGAAAGAACGTCTCATGCGGGTCTGGTGGCGTAATACTATCCAATGATGAACGTATTGGAAAAGCGATTGAGGAGCAGTATCAGCGGTTGCCTGAAGAAACGACCGTTGCGGCATTCAAAAATTTTCTGGAAGTGGCCCTCATGCAGCTATTCATGCGGCCGGAATTGTTCTGGCTGCCTTCGGGTTTGCCATTCCTTCGCATAGGGGAAACCAAATTCTATAAAGATTTTCCGATGTTCCGCATGGACCCAATCCGATGCGGGCTATTGCACGGGTGGAAACGAAGGCTGGAATCTACTTCGGGGGCCCGCCTCTCTCGCGGAGCATATTACACGAAGTGGTTTTCTCGGATTGGTGGATTCCTCTTGCCGACGGATCACTCTAAGCAAGGTGTTGTGCTCAGGCTTCCTGTATTATTGCCGAACGCCCAAGCCAAACTTGCAGTCTGTGAAGCGGCGACTCAATGCGGACTGGGTGTCAGTGGGTCCTACCCAACTTGCTTAGGCGATGTTCCAGAATTGTCGGAGTGGACGCAGGGGAGCGAAGTTCCGCAGGCTAGAGAGTTAGCTAGTCGAGTAGTGACCCTACCTACACATGAGTGGGTGACGGAACAAGATCTTGCACGGGTCTGCCAGCTATTTGTAGATATCCCGTGGCGTTCGGTAAAGGTGGAGGGGGTATCTGCCGACGAGGCACCTCAACCTGCCAAGTCTGGTATGTCGGGAGCCAGTCGTTGA
- a CDS encoding ATP-grasp domain-containing protein, with protein sequence MRVLLTDGDERATLAVTRALGSSGVEIVVGAETIRSLAGASRYCTKRFVYPSPYTDPDRYLRCLVDMARNSEVNAVFPMSDLAMHIISPAKGQFESHVHVPIPSAEDFDFVSDKYRLTQFAIDHGVPVPDTIFVPDGDVERVIAEIEEFPVVVKPGCSLVLERGRWAKTSVRYAGSREELLRVYRDHPYLKRPSMIQRRIVGEGCGLFLLMDKGKLLGLFGHRRLRERPPSGGVSVLRESIVPSKQMVDSALALMAHVRWNGVAMVEFKQDVETKVPYLMEINGRFWGSLQLAIDAGINFPLLLLKAAMGKPEAVPSEGYRVGVRSRWVLGDLDHLLMRIFKNDQVKQLSPGMQSKWRTVLSFLNFMDKNTFCEVERFGDPGPSVHEVLRYAKLR encoded by the coding sequence ATGCGCGTACTGCTGACAGACGGCGATGAGCGGGCGACGCTCGCCGTCACGCGGGCATTGGGTTCCTCAGGCGTCGAGATTGTCGTCGGTGCGGAAACCATACGGTCGCTGGCTGGTGCATCACGATATTGCACGAAGCGGTTTGTTTACCCGTCGCCGTACACCGACCCAGATCGGTACCTGAGGTGTCTTGTTGATATGGCACGGAATTCTGAGGTTAACGCAGTGTTCCCCATGTCCGATCTCGCGATGCACATAATTTCTCCAGCCAAGGGCCAATTCGAGAGCCATGTGCACGTGCCAATTCCCTCTGCGGAGGATTTTGACTTTGTGTCAGATAAGTATCGCCTAACGCAGTTTGCTATTGATCACGGGGTGCCGGTTCCTGACACCATTTTCGTTCCAGATGGTGATGTTGAGCGAGTAATTGCTGAGATTGAGGAATTCCCAGTTGTTGTAAAGCCGGGTTGTTCGCTTGTACTTGAGCGGGGGCGGTGGGCCAAAACGAGTGTGCGGTATGCGGGGTCGCGCGAAGAACTTCTTCGGGTCTACAGAGATCACCCATACCTCAAGCGCCCTTCGATGATCCAACGCCGTATCGTCGGCGAGGGCTGCGGCTTATTTCTGCTTATGGACAAGGGGAAGCTCCTGGGCCTGTTCGGTCATCGTCGGCTTCGGGAACGCCCGCCCTCAGGCGGCGTGAGCGTTCTGAGGGAAAGCATTGTCCCATCCAAGCAGATGGTGGATTCAGCCTTGGCGCTCATGGCACATGTGCGATGGAATGGGGTAGCCATGGTCGAATTCAAGCAAGACGTGGAAACCAAGGTGCCATATTTGATGGAAATTAACGGACGCTTCTGGGGATCACTTCAACTAGCTATCGATGCGGGAATTAATTTTCCACTGCTGCTATTAAAAGCAGCCATGGGCAAGCCCGAAGCTGTTCCCTCCGAAGGGTACCGCGTCGGGGTTCGTTCACGCTGGGTACTTGGGGATCTTGATCATCTGTTAATGCGAATATTCAAAAATGACCAAGTGAAACAGTTATCGCCAGGAATGCAATCGAAATGGCGGACAGTGCTTTCTTTTTTGAACTTTATGGACAAAAATACATTTTGTGAAGTTGAGCGGTTCGGTGATCCGGGACCGAGCGTACATGAGGTTCTTCGCTATGCGAAATTGCGTTGA
- the asnB gene encoding asparagine synthase (glutamine-hydrolyzing) translates to MCGIAVALGVGGRPVPQAVVERMASSLVHRGPDDHGLYMDGAVGMGFRRLSILDLSQAGHQPMVSEDGQLILVFNGEIFNYLELRGELERLGHRFRSSGDSEVLLAAYRQWGRGCLSRLNGMWAFVIYDRRERRLFGSRDRFGVKPLFYYRGEQTILFASEIKAIRASGCYSSAINWSVAARFFLEQQLDTQCDTFYTGIHQIPPGSGFEVDLEGSWDQWMFWSLDNLPSAICGNPAAEFADLFEDSVRIRMRSDVPVGVFLSGGLDSTSIICAAARHRLDSGAGSQESLLAFCYMDKDFDESKYIADTLKQTGACLQQLQTSPAELWADLERMLWFQDEPVHTMTAIVGYQLMRLASSHGIRVVLNGQGADETIGGYSSYFMDAWATLLSQGRIGSAYGAVSAYTAAHGGQTGSNLASASARATAWQLQKIGLYREWAGAKREADLKRNGWFTPELIDQWSNKPTTVGANALTESLKQSVRSAPLPLYLRIEDRNSMAHSVEARLPFMDYRLVAFLFGLSDEWKIRGPWNKFVLREGMRGRIPESVRTRVDKMGFPTSSKKWFAHDLYEPLRDLLGSKGIRERGIYNADVVLADLERHRRGEIDVANRLFHVAEFEIVSNLLHQNPAVA, encoded by the coding sequence ATGTGCGGAATCGCTGTTGCCCTTGGCGTCGGAGGCAGGCCTGTTCCCCAAGCCGTGGTCGAGCGAATGGCCTCGAGCCTAGTCCACCGTGGGCCAGATGATCATGGGCTCTACATGGATGGAGCAGTGGGGATGGGCTTTCGGCGTCTTTCCATCCTCGATCTTTCGCAGGCTGGGCATCAACCAATGGTGAGCGAGGATGGCCAACTCATCCTTGTGTTTAATGGAGAGATTTTTAATTATCTCGAATTGAGGGGCGAGCTTGAGAGGTTGGGCCATCGATTCCGCTCAAGCGGCGACAGCGAGGTGCTACTGGCTGCCTATCGGCAGTGGGGTCGCGGGTGTCTATCGCGGCTAAATGGCATGTGGGCCTTTGTCATCTACGATCGCCGGGAACGACGGCTTTTTGGATCACGGGATCGCTTCGGAGTTAAGCCATTATTCTACTATCGTGGTGAGCAGACCATTCTGTTTGCTTCGGAGATCAAGGCGATTCGTGCATCCGGTTGTTACTCGTCTGCGATTAACTGGAGCGTCGCGGCCCGATTTTTTCTTGAGCAGCAGCTGGATACACAATGTGACACGTTTTACACGGGTATTCACCAAATTCCCCCTGGGAGTGGCTTTGAGGTCGACTTGGAAGGATCCTGGGATCAATGGATGTTCTGGTCGCTCGACAATCTGCCGTCTGCCATCTGCGGAAACCCGGCCGCAGAGTTCGCGGATCTTTTTGAGGATTCTGTGCGCATTCGCATGCGTAGTGACGTACCAGTCGGGGTGTTCTTGTCCGGTGGCTTAGATTCCACTTCCATAATTTGTGCCGCCGCGCGTCATCGACTAGATTCCGGTGCGGGTTCGCAGGAGTCTTTGCTCGCTTTCTGTTACATGGACAAAGATTTCGACGAATCCAAATACATTGCGGACACGCTAAAGCAAACTGGAGCCTGCCTCCAACAGCTGCAAACTAGTCCGGCCGAATTATGGGCTGACCTCGAGCGCATGCTTTGGTTCCAGGATGAGCCCGTTCATACGATGACAGCGATTGTGGGATACCAGCTTATGCGGTTGGCCTCGTCTCACGGGATTAGAGTGGTGCTTAATGGTCAAGGTGCAGATGAGACGATCGGCGGATATTCGAGCTACTTCATGGACGCATGGGCCACTCTTTTATCTCAAGGGCGAATCGGGTCTGCATATGGTGCAGTCTCCGCATACACGGCTGCACACGGTGGGCAAACAGGCAGCAACCTCGCCTCTGCTTCGGCTCGCGCAACTGCTTGGCAACTGCAGAAAATTGGTCTCTACAGAGAATGGGCTGGTGCGAAGCGAGAAGCAGACCTCAAGCGGAATGGATGGTTCACTCCCGAATTGATTGACCAGTGGAGTAACAAGCCGACAACGGTTGGAGCAAATGCGCTCACTGAGTCATTGAAGCAGTCTGTGCGATCCGCCCCATTGCCGCTGTATCTGAGAATTGAAGATCGCAATTCAATGGCCCATTCTGTGGAGGCTCGGCTTCCCTTCATGGATTATCGCTTGGTGGCGTTTCTGTTCGGCCTCTCTGATGAGTGGAAAATTAGAGGTCCATGGAACAAGTTCGTTCTACGGGAAGGCATGCGCGGGAGAATCCCGGAATCAGTTCGTACACGGGTCGACAAAATGGGGTTCCCTACTAGCAGTAAGAAGTGGTTTGCGCATGATCTGTATGAACCATTGCGCGATCTTCTCGGGAGTAAAGGCATTCGTGAGCGAGGGATCTATAATGCCGATGTTGTGCTAGCCGACCTCGAGCGTCATCGACGAGGAGAGATAGATGTCGCCAACCGGCTGTTTCATGTGGCCGAGTTCGAAATTGTCTCTAACCTCCTGCACCAGAATCCAGCTGTAGCCTGA
- a CDS encoding polysaccharide deacetylase family protein codes for MRNLNQKLKAVMRLGAAGLSYAAQMHRWRHRGKVIILMYHRVLSTENLCEESIQAGMYVRDVVFRRQMEFVRSHFTVVPLGELVRLWQCSQLDTKATYCAVTFDDGWQDNYLHAYPVLKELGVPATVFLPTDFVGTARWFWPDLLARVIGAVSDKSNSGEAESQMRAVLDEYFGGQPITLPDGPIGKSGFADQLIEHCKTIPPERTQQLIESLACSFDVPLPTNRVIVNWEEVREMSQFGLTFGSHSCSHRIMTSLPNDQVVQELSHSRRVLLESGASYTPIFCYPNGNSNETVQRLARECGYEAAVGVGPGIGGDRPANWFNIPRVGIHDDISYTIPLFAFRMFGPLPAAA; via the coding sequence GTGAGGAACCTCAATCAAAAGCTAAAAGCTGTTATGCGGTTGGGTGCGGCAGGCTTGTCCTATGCAGCCCAGATGCACCGCTGGCGCCATCGGGGAAAAGTCATCATCCTGATGTATCACCGTGTGCTGTCGACTGAGAATCTTTGCGAAGAGTCGATACAAGCGGGAATGTATGTTCGGGATGTCGTATTTCGCCGGCAAATGGAGTTTGTCCGGTCCCATTTTACCGTCGTTCCGTTGGGTGAGCTCGTACGCTTATGGCAGTGCTCCCAGTTGGACACAAAAGCGACCTACTGCGCGGTGACGTTTGACGATGGGTGGCAGGACAACTACCTCCATGCCTATCCTGTACTGAAGGAGCTTGGAGTTCCCGCCACGGTTTTTCTCCCTACCGATTTTGTCGGAACTGCCCGGTGGTTTTGGCCGGACTTGCTCGCAAGAGTAATCGGTGCTGTGTCGGATAAATCCAATTCCGGTGAAGCGGAAAGTCAGATGCGTGCAGTGCTTGATGAGTACTTCGGGGGGCAGCCGATCACTTTGCCGGATGGGCCAATTGGGAAATCTGGCTTCGCTGACCAATTGATCGAGCACTGTAAGACGATTCCTCCCGAACGAACTCAGCAACTGATCGAAAGTCTTGCGTGCAGTTTCGATGTCCCACTTCCAACTAATCGGGTGATTGTAAATTGGGAAGAAGTCCGGGAGATGTCACAGTTTGGGCTGACATTCGGATCGCATTCGTGTTCCCACCGTATCATGACTTCGCTGCCGAATGATCAGGTTGTGCAAGAGTTGTCCCACTCCCGCCGTGTCTTGCTCGAATCCGGAGCCTCCTACACACCTATATTTTGCTATCCGAATGGGAATAGCAACGAGACGGTTCAGCGATTAGCTCGCGAATGTGGATATGAGGCGGCGGTGGGTGTGGGACCTGGAATTGGCGGTGACCGGCCTGCCAACTGGTTTAACATTCCCCGTGTCGGAATTCACGACGACATTAGCTATACAATTCCACTATTTGCCTTCCGAATGTTTGGTCCGCTACCGGCTGCAGCGTAA
- the wecB gene encoding UDP-N-acetylglucosamine 2-epimerase (non-hydrolyzing), producing MKVLNVVGARPNFMKIAPLIREMRKHPGITPLLVHTGQHYDVKMAGQFFEDLQIPLPDVSLDVGSGTHAVQTAEVMKRMEPILERERPDLVLVVGDVNSTMAAALTAVKLHIPVAHVEAGLRSGDRSMPEEINRIVTDAVSDYLFVTEESGTRNLMAEGVPKSKVFEVGNVMIDSLEASRRLWGQSTILTRLGLQRSQYAVTTLHRPSNVDNMTILRGLVESLLEVGRRLPVIFPIHPRTKKALEAMGELGPGLYFGPPPTPVKGVHCMDPIGYLDFMSLVANARLVLTDSGGIQEETTVLGVPCLTLRENTERPVTVTHGTNRVIGSSPKRILEETGNALDLPVRSLPPPPLWDGHASERIVRVLQEQIKLRQVA from the coding sequence ATGAAAGTATTGAACGTTGTCGGTGCCCGTCCGAACTTTATGAAAATTGCTCCGCTGATCAGGGAAATGCGAAAGCACCCGGGCATCACCCCGTTACTCGTTCATACGGGGCAACATTATGACGTGAAGATGGCGGGTCAATTTTTTGAAGACCTTCAGATCCCTTTACCCGATGTATCGCTGGACGTCGGGTCTGGCACCCATGCGGTTCAGACTGCAGAGGTTATGAAACGAATGGAGCCGATTCTGGAGCGTGAACGGCCGGATCTTGTATTGGTAGTCGGCGACGTGAATTCGACGATGGCGGCCGCCCTTACCGCGGTCAAGTTGCATATCCCCGTCGCGCATGTGGAAGCGGGCCTTCGAAGCGGGGATCGGTCGATGCCGGAAGAAATTAACCGCATCGTTACCGATGCGGTGTCAGATTACCTTTTTGTCACGGAGGAGAGTGGTACGCGGAATCTGATGGCAGAAGGGGTACCCAAGAGCAAGGTTTTCGAAGTAGGCAATGTCATGATCGATTCGCTGGAGGCGTCGCGCCGTTTGTGGGGTCAATCCACCATCCTGACTCGGCTTGGATTGCAACGGAGCCAATACGCCGTGACGACCTTGCATCGACCTTCCAATGTCGACAACATGACAATTCTTAGAGGGCTTGTAGAAAGTTTGCTAGAGGTTGGACGTCGCCTGCCGGTGATATTTCCCATCCACCCGCGTACGAAGAAGGCGCTGGAAGCTATGGGAGAACTCGGGCCAGGGCTGTATTTCGGTCCGCCTCCGACTCCAGTCAAGGGTGTGCATTGCATGGACCCCATCGGCTATCTTGATTTCATGTCACTGGTGGCAAATGCACGGCTGGTGCTGACGGATTCTGGTGGCATTCAGGAAGAGACCACGGTGTTGGGCGTCCCATGTTTGACTTTGCGTGAGAATACAGAGCGACCGGTTACGGTTACTCATGGGACAAACCGTGTCATCGGCTCCTCCCCGAAGCGCATTCTCGAAGAAACCGGAAATGCACTGGATTTGCCTGTTAGATCTTTGCCACCGCCTCCGTTGTGGGACGGTCACGCCTCTGAACGCATCGTGAGGGTGTTGCAGGAGCAGATTAAACTGCGGCAGGTGGCGTGA
- a CDS encoding FemAB family PEP-CTERM system-associated protein: MISTACLGRSADDLRAWDRYVLASPQASGYHLSGWRGIVETVFGHATRYLLAQDDQGVIKGILPLVFQSSPMFGRFLVSLSFVNYGGILAESDQVQSQLEAAAIEQANALGVKHIECRQDAKSTTNWTASERKVSMRLALPDSFEQLWQAFPSKLRSQVRRAQKEGMIVEFGALDRLDDFYSVFSRCMRDLGTPVYPRMWFQNILEAFPDDARLCVVYHEKIPVSAGFLYGFGSILEIPWAAADRRFNRLSPNMLLYGSVLEHACQRGYSVFDFGRSTPDSGTYRFKEQWGAKPHQLYWYYWVRDGKAIPQLNPQNPKFDLAIRVWQRLPIPIANALGPRIVKYLP; this comes from the coding sequence ATGATTTCCACCGCATGTTTGGGCCGTTCAGCTGACGACCTTCGAGCGTGGGATCGGTACGTTCTCGCGTCTCCGCAGGCTTCCGGATATCATCTATCGGGATGGCGAGGGATTGTCGAAACGGTGTTTGGCCATGCCACTCGGTATTTATTAGCTCAGGATGACCAAGGGGTTATCAAGGGCATTCTTCCGCTGGTTTTTCAGTCGAGCCCGATGTTTGGGCGATTTCTTGTGTCCCTTTCCTTCGTTAACTATGGCGGCATTCTGGCGGAATCTGACCAGGTTCAAAGCCAACTGGAGGCTGCGGCCATTGAGCAAGCCAATGCGTTGGGCGTGAAGCATATCGAGTGTCGGCAGGACGCCAAAAGCACAACAAATTGGACGGCGAGTGAGCGGAAGGTGTCCATGCGCTTGGCGCTGCCTGATAGCTTTGAGCAGCTGTGGCAAGCATTCCCCTCAAAACTGAGAAGTCAGGTGCGGCGAGCCCAAAAGGAAGGAATGATCGTCGAGTTTGGGGCACTCGACCGACTCGACGATTTCTACTCCGTCTTCTCGAGGTGCATGAGAGATTTGGGAACTCCGGTGTATCCCAGGATGTGGTTTCAAAATATCCTCGAGGCCTTTCCCGATGATGCTCGGCTCTGTGTCGTCTATCATGAGAAGATCCCGGTTTCCGCAGGGTTTCTCTACGGCTTCGGATCCATTCTGGAAATCCCTTGGGCTGCGGCTGATCGAAGATTTAACCGACTTTCCCCCAATATGCTGCTATACGGGTCGGTGCTGGAACATGCCTGTCAACGGGGGTATAGTGTCTTTGATTTTGGCCGATCCACTCCGGATAGCGGGACCTATCGATTTAAGGAGCAGTGGGGCGCAAAACCACACCAACTATACTGGTATTACTGGGTTCGGGATGGGAAAGCCATTCCTCAGCTGAATCCGCAGAATCCGAAATTCGATTTAGCAATCCGTGTCTGGCAACGGTTGCCTATTCCAATTGCAAATGCACTTGGTCCTCGCATTGTGAAATATCTCCCATGA
- a CDS encoding glycosyltransferase family 2 protein — MMLVEWLFWGAVFFVSYAYAGYLLALWALSLARNRPVMSGAVYPRVSFIITAFNEESRIREKIENSLQQVYPQERLEIVIASDCSNDKTDEIVLSYAERGVRLIRASERKGKEAAQKLAVAQTSGEVLVFSDVATALSPDGIATIVRPFHDPTVGCVSSVDRFLDADGKLSGEGAYVRYEMALRNLESRVNSLVGLSGSFFAARREVCSPWAEDLQSDFNTLLNSVKCGLRGVSDSASIGYYKSISDEKREYQRKVRTILRGIAVLMRSLPLLNPFKHGLFAWQLFSHKLCRWLVPFALIMAFAANGILAIHSDVYRALLGCQILLYAGTLIYVWLEKFPLRRILKLPAFFVLVNLSILDAWIRYFKGERIFRWDPSKR, encoded by the coding sequence ATGATGCTGGTGGAATGGCTGTTTTGGGGGGCGGTGTTCTTTGTGTCCTACGCCTATGCAGGATATCTCCTTGCTTTGTGGGCCCTCTCCCTCGCCAGAAATCGACCGGTTATGAGTGGTGCTGTTTATCCGCGCGTCTCTTTCATCATTACTGCATTTAATGAAGAATCAAGGATCAGAGAGAAGATTGAAAATTCACTACAACAAGTCTACCCGCAAGAACGGCTTGAAATTGTCATAGCCTCCGATTGTTCGAATGACAAAACAGATGAAATAGTTCTGTCGTATGCCGAACGGGGTGTCCGTCTCATCAGAGCGTCTGAACGGAAAGGAAAAGAAGCTGCCCAGAAGCTGGCCGTGGCACAGACCAGTGGAGAGGTTCTGGTATTTTCTGATGTTGCGACGGCCTTGTCGCCCGATGGAATCGCAACGATTGTCAGGCCCTTTCATGATCCAACCGTTGGTTGCGTGAGCAGCGTGGATCGGTTTCTCGATGCTGATGGAAAGTTGAGCGGGGAGGGGGCTTATGTCCGATACGAAATGGCCCTTCGGAATCTGGAAAGCCGAGTGAACTCGTTGGTGGGATTAAGCGGCTCATTCTTTGCTGCCAGGCGAGAAGTCTGTTCTCCTTGGGCGGAAGACCTTCAGAGCGACTTCAATACCCTTCTCAATTCCGTGAAGTGCGGGCTCCGTGGGGTCTCTGATAGCGCAAGCATTGGATATTACAAGAGTATTTCAGATGAAAAGCGAGAGTACCAGCGAAAAGTACGGACGATCTTAAGAGGGATTGCCGTGCTCATGAGGAGCCTGCCATTGTTAAACCCGTTCAAGCATGGGTTGTTCGCATGGCAACTGTTCAGTCACAAGCTTTGTCGATGGCTTGTTCCTTTTGCGCTGATCATGGCCTTTGCGGCGAATGGAATACTGGCGATTCATTCAGATGTTTACCGCGCCCTCTTGGGCTGTCAGATCCTCTTGTATGCGGGCACGCTGATTTATGTATGGCTGGAAAAATTTCCATTGCGGCGGATTCTGAAGCTTCCCGCTTTCTTTGTGCTTGTTAACCTATCGATTCTTGATGCTTGGATCAGATATTTCAAGGGTGAACGCATATTCCGATGGGATCCTTCCAAGCGGTGA
- a CDS encoding glycosyltransferase, protein MLTTNPENTYPLHKRDANLERRIPYGVPVIRVPYVDRLSQLLQLRDRVCGLWKGISSKSAVTVQPKSGEGEGAGDSKGRPSLKQALLEAIFEFPDRQCSWAAEAVQAGRSFGQPDIPDAVFATGGPWTSFVVGHELATHFRCPLLLDYRDPWTCNPYYSYSSPFLRWRAHRLEERLFRLASRVVANTEELKQEFAVQFPALAQKVVCIPNGYDREIVGAGESVAQNFASSEESGYEFCHFGTVYGRRTPKALFKAVLTLFQNHAIAPKQIKMRFVGGWDVADVECNRFAEELEAHGFLKREPAVAHDACMREMSRSNTLLVLQPDSPMQIPAKIYEYVATGRPLLLVGGEGATANLVRRHSLGLDTPNDAVAIRALLEDLAGGQRRLMPPSAKEIARFDYHQLAGELSSVLDAAVGAGQAL, encoded by the coding sequence GTGCTGACGACCAATCCAGAAAATACGTATCCCTTACATAAACGGGATGCCAATCTGGAACGACGGATTCCCTACGGGGTTCCCGTAATTCGTGTCCCGTACGTTGATAGGCTGAGTCAACTGCTACAACTGCGAGACCGAGTTTGTGGTTTATGGAAGGGTATATCATCGAAGAGTGCTGTGACGGTTCAGCCGAAATCAGGTGAGGGAGAGGGGGCGGGAGACTCGAAAGGTCGCCCGTCGCTGAAACAGGCCCTGCTCGAAGCGATATTTGAGTTTCCTGACCGGCAATGTTCCTGGGCAGCGGAAGCAGTGCAGGCAGGGCGTTCATTCGGGCAGCCAGACATTCCCGATGCCGTGTTCGCCACTGGAGGTCCATGGACCAGCTTCGTCGTCGGACACGAACTGGCCACGCATTTTCGTTGTCCACTATTGCTTGACTATCGAGATCCCTGGACCTGCAATCCATATTATTCTTACTCGAGCCCGTTTCTTCGTTGGAGGGCTCACCGACTTGAGGAGCGACTGTTTCGCTTGGCTAGCCGGGTTGTTGCGAACACTGAGGAATTGAAACAGGAGTTCGCCGTGCAGTTTCCTGCCCTCGCTCAGAAAGTGGTCTGTATCCCTAACGGCTATGACCGTGAAATTGTGGGTGCAGGCGAATCCGTTGCACAGAATTTCGCCTCGTCGGAGGAGAGTGGATATGAATTCTGCCATTTCGGAACAGTGTATGGTCGGCGGACGCCCAAGGCGTTGTTTAAGGCTGTTCTGACGCTCTTTCAGAATCATGCCATCGCGCCCAAGCAGATCAAAATGAGGTTTGTGGGGGGGTGGGATGTAGCTGATGTTGAGTGTAATCGTTTTGCGGAAGAGCTTGAAGCTCATGGCTTTCTGAAGCGTGAGCCAGCCGTGGCCCATGACGCATGTATGAGAGAAATGAGTCGGTCAAATACCTTGTTGGTCCTCCAACCGGATTCCCCGATGCAAATTCCTGCAAAAATTTATGAGTATGTAGCCACAGGGCGTCCACTGCTGTTAGTCGGTGGGGAAGGGGCCACGGCAAATCTTGTCCGCCGACATTCCCTGGGGCTCGATACGCCCAATGATGCAGTCGCGATTCGAGCGTTGCTTGAGGATTTGGCTGGGGGACAGCGCCGCCTTATGCCACCTTCTGCAAAGGAAATCGCCCGATTTGACTACCATCAGTTGGCTGGGGAACTGTCCAGCGTTCTCGATGCGGCAGTTGGTGCCGGTCAGGCACTCTAA